The Helicobacter ganmani nucleotide sequence CTTCTAAAACCTGCATACAATCCACGCTCACAGAGCGCATACTGCCTTTTAAGATTCCGTCTTTTAAAGTCAAAACAATACTAGGCTTCAAAAAATCCTCACTTAATCGCGCAGCAATAATGCCAATAATCCCTTCGTGCCAAGATTCTTTAAATACCAAAACAAAAGGCAACTCTTGAGAGTTTTTTTGCGCAAGAAACATTTCTTTTGCCTCTTCGTAAATTGTATTTTGCAAGCTTTTGCGCTTAGCATTTAAATCTAACAATTTTTTAAGATATTGTTTGGATTCTGAAAACTTATCTGTAACTAAAAAACGATAAGACAAAAGAGCGTGCTCCATTCTACCCGCACAATTCAGCAAGGGTGCAATATAATAGCTAATTAATTGCGCGTCCAAATTGTATTTTGAAAAATGTTCCCTCAAGTGAATCAATGCAATTCTTTGACTTTGACGCAAGACTTCTAAGCCCTTTTTAAGCAACACGCGATTGATTCCACGCAATGGCATCACATCGCTTACAATCGCAAGTGCCAACAAATCCAAAAATTCTACCATCTGCACTTTTAACTTCATTTCATCTTTTAGCGCAGCGCATAAATACCACGCCACACACGCGCCGCAGATTTCAGGCTCTGGAAAATCATTAGAGAGTTTAGGATTGCAAATCAATGCCTCCGGTAATTCCTCTTGTGGCGTATGATGGTCTGTAATAATGAGCTCAATCCCCCTTTCTTGACAGATTTTTGCTGCCTCTATTGCATTGATTCCATTATCCACGGTAATAATCATATCGCAATCTAGTCGCGCAATAATCGTTGAAGACAATCCATAGCCATCTGAAAAACGATTAGGAATCTCAATCTCTATTTTGTAATGCAGTTTTTTAAAAAATTCATAAAGAATTGCGCAAGATACCACGCCATCTACATCATAATCCCCCACAACAACAATTTTTTGATTTTGGTGGATTGCTTGTGCAATCTTTTTCGCAATTTCCGATAAATTTTTGAGCTTTTGGGGTAAAGGTAAATCCTTTAAACTCATAATCGTATCGTCTCGGAAACGTTCGGATAGTTTTGAGTGGATTGCTTCTTTGGTTAGCAAATCTAAATGTGGAATCAAAGAGGATCTTTAAGAGCGTATTTTAAGGATTGTTTAATAAATTCTAAAATTACCAAATTGGGTGCTTGCAAGCGGGAAGTAAATTCTGGGTGGAATTGCACCGCAACAAACCAAGTATGTTCTTTTAGCTCAATTGCTTCAATTAAGCCTTTGCTCTCGCCGCTTACAATCATACCTTGCGATTCTAGCTTAGAGCGATAATTGGGATTTGCCTCATAACGATGTCTGTGTCGCTCTTTGACTATCTTTTGTCCTCCATAAGCAGCTTGCAATTTACTGCCCTCTTTTGTATGACATTCGTATTCTCCCAAGCGCATTGTGCCTCCCATAGGCGAAGTATGTGTGCGAATCTGCTCCCTGCCTTGCTGGTCAATGAAGTTCTCAATCAAATAGATTGCAGGCTCTTTTGTATTTGGGTTAAATTCCATAGAATCCGCATCGCTAATCCCAAGCACATTGCGACAAAACTCCAAAATCGCCAATTGCATTCCCAAGCAAATCCCAAGAAATGGAATCTGATGGATTCGCGCAAACTCTATGGCTTTCATCTTTCCGACAATCCCTCTTTCACCAAAACCACCGGGCACAAGGATTCCATTCACATATTTAAGACTATTAAGAGCCTCCTCGCTTTTCTCTAGCTCCTCACTATCAATCCATTGAATATTCACTTTTGTATCTAGATTCGCTCCCGCGTGAATTAACGCCTCCGTGAGTGATTTGTAGGATTCTTTCAAAGTTAAATATTTCCCTACAAATGCGATAGTTACTTCATTTTGTGGTGCTAAAATTTGCTTAACAAGCAAATCCCATTCTTTCATATCAGGCTTAAATTCAGGCAACTTTAAAAATCTAGCAATAGGCACTAGCATTCCCTCTTTGAGAAAATTCAGTGGCATTTGATAAATGCTTTTAGCATCTTGTGCCATAATCACGCAATCATAATCTACATCACAACTCATAGAAAGCTTATTTTTTAATTCTTTTGGAATCTCCTTTTCTGTGCGTGCAATAATAATTTGTGGCGTGATTCCGATTCTGCGCAACTCTTGCACGCTATGCTGTGTCGGCTTTGTCTTTAACTCACCTGCCGCACGAATTAATGGAATCAAAGTTACATGCAAACTAATCACGCGTTCGATTCCATATTCGTGCTTCATTTCACGCATTGCTTCTAAGAAAGGTAAGCCTTCAATATCCCCAACGGTGCCACCTAACTCAACAACGAGAATCTCTTTTCCCTCACCCGCTAATCGGATTCTATGTTTAATCTCATCTACAATATGAGGAATCACTTGAATCGTTTTTCCCAAATATCCACCCTTGCGCTCTCTATCAATCACGCTTAAATAAACTTGCCCTGTTGTAAAATTGTTTTTAGAAGAAAAATTCATATTCAAGAATCTTTCATAATGTCCGATGTCCAAATCTGTTTCCGCACCATCTTGGGTTACAAAAACCTCTCCGTGTTCTAGCGGACTCATTGTTCCGGGATCTACATTGATATAAGGGTCAATCTTTAAGATTCCAACTTCAAAACCAGAATTTTTAAGCAAAGTTGCAATGGAAGACGATGTGATTCCTTTGCCTAACGAACTTAAGACGCCACCGGTTACAAAGATATATTTTGTTTCAAATTTGGACATTACAAACCTCTAAAAATTAAAATGTTATTATACTTTTAAGCAAGTTAATTTTTGCTTTTTACAGGCATTCGCAAAGAACTTTCCGCTTTAAGTTGAACGAATTTCTCTATTTTTCTTGCCCCATTCACACATAGAATCCAAAATAGGAATCAATGTCTCCCCTCTTGCAGAGAGGCGATACTCTACCTTTGGTGGAATCTGTGGATATTCTTTGCGTTCTATTAATTTATCTCGTTCAAGCTCTTTAAGCGCATTGGTTAATGTTTTAAACGAAACTCCCTGCAAATAACGTTTCATCTCATTATATCGCACAACCTCAAAACGAAAAAGACAATACAGAATACTCATTTTATATTTCCCCGCAATCAGTGAAAGAGTATAGGCAAAGGGTGAATCTTTTAAGCATAAATCGTGTGAAAGTTGTGTAGGACAAGTGTTTTGCATTTTTATTCCTAAATTTTTTAAGAAATTATACTCTCTTTTTAGTGAGTATCATACTTTAATTTTCGTATTGCACTTATTTAAAGTTTAATTTATAATTCTTAAGAATTTTTGCGCAAGATTCTTAAATAAAATTTTAAAAGGAGTAAAAATGCAAACGATTCTGCTACTGAATGGCGGTAAGGCTTTTTGTGAATCCGGCGGCAAACTTAGCGCGGCTTTGCAAGAAGTGGCAAAAGAGACTTTAGAATCTTTAGGCTTGAATGTGATAGAAACACACATTGATAAAGGTTACGATGAAACCCAAGAAGCTCAAAAGATTCTAAGCTCTGATGTTTTAATTTGGCAATTTCCGGGCTGGTGGATGGGCGAACCTTGGATTGTTAAAGAATACATTGACAAAGTCTTTATGGCAGGAGCTAAGACAGGTCAATTTTTAATAGGAGATGGACGCCACAGAGACAATCCAAACAAAAACTATGGCACAGGCGGCTTACTAAAAAGAAAAAAATATCTGTTTAGCACGACTTGGAATGCTCCGCTCAACGCATTTGAAGATAAAAACGAATTTTTTGGAGGAATCGGCATAGACGGAGTAAATTTGCATTTACATAAAGCACACGAATTTGTAGGAATGTCTGCATTACCTAGCTTTACTTGCTATGATGTAGTAAAGAATCCTAAAGCAGAACAATATATTGCAGATTATAGGGCACATTTGCGCAAAGTCTTGGGATAAATCCAAATGAGCAAATGTAAGAATCTCAAACGCAGAGGCTTTTTAAAAACTTCCGTAAAAATTGCGGGTGTATTGGCTTTTGGAAGCACACCAAATTGCTTTGCAAGTTATAATAAAATTAAAGGAGAAAAAATGACAAAAATTAGTGAATACGAAGCGATTATCCAAGTGATACAAACCTACCTAGAAGGCTCAAATCAAGGCAAAAGTGAAATTGTTAAACAAGCCTTTGCCAAAGATGCCATTATGCAAGGCACAAACAAAGATGGTAGCCTAGTGAGTGGAAGTATAGAGAATCTCTACAAAGTGCTTGATGAAAGTGGAGAGGCAAAAGACACAAAATCTCGCATTGATGTGCTTTATGTTGATGAGAGTATCGCGAGTGTTCGGGTGATAATAGAAAATTGGCATGGATTAAACTTCACAGATTTACACCAGCTTTTTAAGAGCAATGGCAAATGGAAAATCGTCGCAAAGGCGTATCATACATATTAGACAATCTTGAGCAAGATTTAAGCGTGAGCCAAAGAATTGCAGGTTCTTGAAGCTCACAAAATTTATCAATTGACTTCAAACAAATCTCTTTGTTTTAAATATTTCTTCATCAGCTTTATTGCCCAATTATAATGGCTAGAATCACGCTCATTATAATCAAACAATGCAAGTTGCATTTCGTTAGACATAGAATCAATCAACACAAAGAGTTGTTCAAAGTTTGCTTGGCTTTGGTGCAATAAGTCGGTTTTGGCAGTTGGGCGGAGATTAATACTCCTTTATCGCTTAAACTATAATTTGATTATCTAAAGTAGCCATATAATCTTTATATTTTTTAATCAATTCTGTTTCAATTTTTAAAAGTTTATATAATTGAACATATGGAACCATCATATTTGAATCTAATTCTCCTCTTTGTAACTTTCCAAGCCAATCATGTGATGGATCTTTTATATATTTCATAGCTATATCGATCATTTTTTCTTTACCAAAATAAGCTGTCATATTCCCCAATATTGCTCCTCTCATGTCGTATTCAATTGATTTTTTTACAAATTCCATAATGATTCTCTCTAGTTCTTTGTTATATTTAAAGTCAATATTTTGAATCATGTCAATCATATAATTTCGTAATATTTCTTCTATTTCATAAAACGATTCTATTGATGATTTAGATATTCCTTCGCACAGATATAATGAACATTTATATAAATCGCACATATCTTCAAACTCAAATTGAGACGATAACCTCAATGGATTAATTTCATTTCTTCTTTCTATTGGTGTAATCACACAATTAAAATACATTAAATATCTTATAATTAAAACATGTATGAACCTGTTATATCTTTTTATTTTTAAGTTTTCTTCCCTATGATCCTCTTTCTCATTTTGTCTATCTATAAAATGCTGAACGAACGAAATAGTTATGATAATTCCAAGTAAATTGGTTGCTAAACTAAAAAGTGTATTGTTTATATTGTTGCTAAAATTTTCATAATCCAAACATATAGCTACCAATAATAGAATAATACTTATCACAAATAACGTAATTGAGACAATTCCCGCTGCACTTTTTATCCATTTTTTCATTTTATTTACCATAAATACCTGCCTTATAGCATTGTTTAGAGACAATTATAGTGCTTTTTGTTTTTTCATTTTCTATTCTTACCCAATTGTGTCGGGTACTTGCTTATGTGGAATCCCTAATTTTTCTAAAATCACCCTAAAGTCCCCTATACAATTTTGATTATTTTTGAGTTCCAAATATTCAATTCCTAAAGACTTCAATTGGTTTTTATTTTGGATACTTAATGTATCTGCTATGAAAATATCAGTATCCCTCGCAATTACAGCATCAGCAGATTCTGGATTACCTTTTCCCATTAGTTTCACTTCAATTCTATATTCTTTACTCTTATTAAAATTATAGAGCTTAAAATCCACCTCTCTATCAAAATCAAGTTCTCCGTTTTTCTTAAAAACTTCACTATTGATAAAATCCTTTTTAACTCCACATTTTTGGCATAATACTAACATTAAAGGCTTCTCAACCCTTTTACCTATACTGCTCCAAGCTCCACCTCTTAAAGCAATTTTCTTTGTTGCTAACGCATTGATAACCAATAAACTCTCATTTAAGTTTAGTTCTACCGAAATTTCCTTATAAGAAATCTTTAAATTAATTCCAATATTTTCACAACTATCTCCTAAAGAATCTAGCAACGATTCTAAATAATCAATATTAGCATTGGCTACATTTAATACAATTTCTTTTGTTGCACTCCCATAAATATTCGCAATAGTCTTTTTATTCATACCCGCAAAAATTGCTGCTTCACTTGGCTCAATATTAACATTATTAATAAAATACGCTTTATACCAATCCAAATTAATGCTCTCATCGTTTAATTTTGCTTCTAAAATTTGCCTGAAAAAATCTAAAGTAAAATCTAAAAACTCTAAATTAATTGCATTGATAACTTCCTCTCTATAATCCTCCCCTTTTAAGAGTTTTTCTATGGTTTTACTGATAACAATGCTATCAAATCTCATCAAATCCCTTTTGTCTTAATTTTTCTACGTAATCTAAATTTTGTTCGCATAAAAGCGGAATCCTACCCATTGTGTTTGCAACCTTTCCAAATGTTCCACTGCCTGCAAAGGGGTCGCATACTACATCGCCCTCAAAAGAATAATATTTCAATACTTTTTGGCAAAGCTCTTCGGGAAAAACCGCAGGGTGATTTTTATCAAATTTTGGTGCAATATACCAACAATTTGTTGAATCTATTTCATCATCATTTTTTAACTTTTTATCATAATCTTTAATGTTTTTATCTAGTAAAAAAGGAGAATTTTTGCGATATATCATAATGCTCTCCGTAATACAATTTGGTTTATAGCTTAGAGGCTTCTTTGTCTGCAAATATCCTGCTATTCGATTTGGCACAGAATATTCAGGTTTTATCCAAATAATTTCATCTATAAAATAAAATCCACTTTCACATAGGATTTTATGGAAATCAAAATGTATCGGATAGCGAATACTCTCAAACTCACGACCAACTCTTTTGGTAATCACAGGGGATACATTGATTAAAATAAATCTACCATCTTCTAAAATGCGATAACACTGCTTTAAGGTTTCTAGCATAGAATCTAAATAATCTTGATAGCTCTTATAATCGCTATACAATCTTGCATTATAATACGGTGGCGAGGTAAAAATGAGTTGGATTTGTTGTTCTTGTATTTTATTGAGTGTAGTGCGATTGTCTCCCATAAGCAGAGATGGCTTAATAATTTGCCTTGTGTGTTTTAAAATTGTCTTTTTTTGTTGCCTAAAAAGATAATACTCAAGCATTTTTTGCATTACTTCATTGTTATAATGCCTTAAGATTTTATCTCTTAAATCTGCAAATCTCGTGTCTTCTTTTGATTTGTAAAGGCACGTGCGGAACATTTGATAAATCACTTCCATATAATGCTTTTTAAAGGATTCTTGTTTTAAAAATTCATAAATTTTATCATTATTTTTTTGCCGACCGATAGAGGAGACTATCTCCCTTTTAATATCAATACTTAATTCCTCTTGCATAAACATATCCAAAAGAATAGCAAAGTTAGAATCTGATTTTTCAAGCCCCAATCTTTTAATAGACTCTATGGTGGGAATAGTAAAAAGTGTTTGTGTCATTGCTACTCCCACTCAATCGTGCCTGGGGGTTTGCTAGTAATATCATACACCACGCGGTTAATGCCCTCTACTTCGTTGATGATTCTATTACTTACGCCCTCTAAAAAATCGTGAGGTAAATGCGCAAAAGTTGCGGTCATTCCATCAATCGCTTCCACCGCACGCACACAAATTGTATTATCATAAGTGCGATTATCGCCCATTACGCCAACGCTTCGCACATTGAGCAGCACACAAAACGCCTGCCATACTTTATCATAATAGCCTTGTTTATGTAGCTCGTCTATAAAGATAGAATCCGCCTCACGCAGCAAATCCAAATCCGCCTTATTCACCTCTCCCATAATGCGTATGGCAAGCCCGGGTCCCGGGAATGGGTGGCGCATTAGCATAGATTCAGGCATTCCTAGCTCTCGCCCTAACGCCCTCACTTCATCTTTAAATAGCTCTCGTAATGGCTCAATCAGCTCAAACTTCATCCATTCAGGCAGCCCGCCGACATTGTGATGCGACTTTATCGTCTTAGAGGGTCCCTTCACGCTCACAGATTCTATCACATCAGGATAAAGTGTGCCTTGCGCGAGGAACTTTATCTCGCCTTTTGTATTATGCTTTTTCGCCTCTTTTTCAAAGACTTCAATGAAGGTCTCGCCGATAATTTTACGCTTAATCTCGGGGTCAATCACACCTTTAAGCCGACTTAAAAATAACTCACTTGCGTCCGCAGTAATCAGCGGCACTTTGAGATTTTCTCTAAACATTTTCTCCACTGCCTCTCTCTCACCCTTGCGCAAAAGTCCGGTATCCACAAACACCGGAATAAGATTCTCCCCAATGGCACGATAAAGCAACGCTGCAACGACACTAGAATCTACCCCCCCACTCACTGCACACAACACTTTACTCGTTGTCTCTTTGGTGATTTTAAGAGAGTTTGCTACTCCACTTCTGTCATTACCCTCAAGGTAACTCCCTCGTGTCGCACCTTCACAACTCTTAAAATCCCTCAAAGATACTGCCGAACCTGAATCTGCACCAGATTCTAAATGGCTTTGCCCTTTAGTGTCGCTAGATTCTGTATGTTGAGAATCCACAATTCTAGTGTTTTGCAAGTGTGGGTTTGTAGCTTTGCCACTGCACGCAGTATAGCTGTGTAAGTTTTTTGGATTTTTTGTAAGGTTAGCGGACTTGGTGTCCATGCCTTGCGAAAAATCCAAAACCTTATCGCATTGCATACCCAAAGACGAATTGCGCTTAAAGCACGAGGTAAGGTGGTCATTTACAATCCCCACCGCCTGCATAAACGCATATACAATCGTGCTGCCTACGAATTTAAATCCACGCTTTTTTAAATCCTTGCTAATTGTATCGGATAATGGCGTAGTAGCGGGCAAATCTGCAATGCTCTCAAAGGTATTGATAATGGGCTTATGATTGACAAAGCCCCAAATATATTTATCAAAGCTCCCAAACTCCCTTTGCACAGCCAAAAATGCCTTAGCATTAGAAATTGCAGATTCTATTTTAGCGCGATTCCTAATAATCCCCTCATTGTGCATTAAAGATTCTATTTTACTTTCATCATAAGTGATGATTTTATGATAATCAAAGTCATCAAACACTGCCCTAAAATGCTCACGCTTTTTAAGGATTGTAATCCAAGAAAGTCCCGCTTGAAAACCCTCTAGCAAAAGGAACTCAAAAAGCTTCTTATCCTCGTGGAGTGGCACACCCCATTCGTTATCGTGATAGTCCTCATAGAGCTTACGCGCCGCCTCGTCCTTATCGGTAGCCCAAGCGCAACGCACCCTCTCACTCGCTCCCTCAAGCCCCAAAGACTTTTGCAAACTCTCACGCGCAATGCTTAGAGGGATAAGTTCGGGTGAAAATGCGCCAGCACTCCCCGCAGGGATAGGCTTTTTTCCTGTTTTTGCAAACCCCAAAGCCTGATAGAATCCTAAAGCCCACTCAAGACTATTAACCTTTATCACTTCAAATGCACCTAAATACCGCATAAATGCCTCTTTGAGCAGTGCCTTGCCCACACCCTTTCTAAAGGCTTTTGGAGCGACAAAAAGCATTGCAATTTCATTTTTTTCTATCTCAATAAAACCTAACCATTCTTCATTTTTTTGCGCTATAAGTAAATTTTTAGATTTTAATATAGCCTCCCGTATTTCCTCTCTCATACCCGCAATTTCATTTTCGCTTAAATCTTTGTGTGTAGCCCTTGCACCTTCCTCCCAGATTTCAACAAGTCTTTGTATGGTTTGTGCTTTGCCAATGTGCTTAAAGGCTTCTTGAATCTGCATAAAACTCATAGGATTTTCACAATGTGCCTTGCCTCCATAGACGATACGGCGCAATTTTTCAATCTCATTTTGCGCGAAATGACGCATATTCCAGCAAGTATTTGCACCGCAAATCCCTACTGCAAAGTTTTGCAACATTTGCCCACCACATTCACTATGCACAACTTCAGGGTGAAACTGCAGGGCATAAATCTTGCGTTTAGAATCCGCAATCGCGCAATAATGCGTATTTCCAGACTTTGCAAGCTCTCTAAATCCTTGCGGGATAGATTCTACCTTGTCCGCGTGGCTCATCCACACGATAGAATCTTGCTTCACGCCTTTAAAAAGTGAGCAAGATTTAAAACCTTGCGTGGCGCTATTTCCTAATTCTTGCCATACTTTTTTTTCAAGCCTAAAGACACAATGGGGTAATTCCTTGCCCTTATAGTTTTTGATGTGTTTCCCTATAAGCTCCATTTCAAGCATTTTTGCTACCTTGATTGAAGCTTTATTATCCTCTTTGATGAGGCAATACACTTCCTCTAATCCTAGAGTTTCAAACCCATATTTTACACACATTCTAGCCACTTCGCTTCCATAGCCTTTGCCCCAAAAATTGCGGTGCAAAAGATAGCCGATTTCTACAATTTTTTGAGTTTTTCCCTTTAGACTTATCTCCGTATGATTTAGCCCCGCATTGCCGATAATTGCGCCGCTTTGCTTCTCTATAATCGCCCAGATTCCAAAGCCATATTGTTGATAATGCGCTAATTGCTTATCCAGCCATTCTTGGCTCTGCTTTTTGCTAAAGCCCTGCCCCCACGCATACATTGTTTCCTTATCGCTCACAGTTTTATGCAATGCCGCAAAATCTGCCTGCGTGTAAGGGCGCAAAAAGACGCGCTCACTCTCGCACACAAAAGCATTTGCCACAGAATCGCTAGTTTCTCTTTCAAGTGCTTTTTTTAATATCGCTTTGCTCACCTTTAAATGCACGATGGGGAAGTCTCTCCCTGCGGAATCTTTTTCGCTCATTCCTACTTTTTCAAAGCCCAAAGACTTATAAAATGCCAAACCTTGCGTATTTTGCTCATTGCAATCTACTAAAATGCAAGGATAGTCTTTCAAATATCGCTCTAATGCTTCTTTGAGTAGTGCTTTGCCTATACCTTTTCTAAAAGCACTTGATGCGACAAAAAGCATTTCAATCTTATTCTTTTCCACACCAACAAAGCCCAAAAAGTCCTTTTTATCTGTCGCAGTGATGATGTTTTGGGAGCTTTGCAATGCCGCTTTGACTTCTAGTCTAATCTCTGCAATGTGTTGCTTAGTTAAAAAAATATGGCTTGCTTGCACAGAATCTTCCCATAAATCAAGCAGGGCTGTGAGCATTTGAGGAAACTTGCGATGAGAAAAAATATCAAAAGAGAGCGTCATCGGTGCTTGTATGCCTTGAGAAGCACCTTGAAATGCGAAACAAGATGAATCTTTAGAATCTTGAGAAGATTCCATAATCTCTAGCACCGCCTTGCCAAATTCTTGCGCGTCCGCCTTGATGACGCGTCCGCCAAAATGTTGGGCAATGAGCTGCATACCATAGCAGATGCCAAGAATGGGAATCCCAAGCGTGAAAATCGCACTATCAGGCTTATAAGCGTCTTTTTCATACACGCTTGCAGGTCCTCCACTTAGGATAATGCCTTTAGGATTTTTGCTCTTAATAGAATCTAGCTTTTCAAAGTAAGGGACAATCTCGGTATAAACGCCATATTCACGCAGTCGCCTTGCGATAAGCTGTGTGTATTGAGAGCCAAAATCTAGCACTAAAATTTGGACATTATTTATATTCATAAAGAATCCTTGATAAAGTAGAGTTGCATTTGTTAATTTTCGGCGCAATCTTAGCTAAAAGTTGCTTATAAGTGCTTTTATTCAAGCTTTGTAGTTGAGATTTGCAAGTCTTTTATCAATTTGTAGTAAATTTTGTTTTTTTGATAAAATATGCGTGGAAATATTTAGAAACGAGAGGGAGTTGCTTATGACAAGTGATGAAAAAATTTTTAAGGAATTTCAAGAGCGTTGGAGTTTGGAGAAAGTTAAAAATATGACTTTGGAGGAATATACAGGACTAGGCGGAACAAATAGAGACGACTTTACTTATTGGATAGAATCTAAACTTGATAAATTAGGGAGTATATGGGGAGGAAGCGGGTTTAAATTTGGTATTTATAAGCGTAATGCAAAGGATATAAAAGAAAATGGGCAAGGCTTCATTTACACAAAAGACTATGCTTGGCTGAAAAAATATGGGGAAACCAAGGACGAAGCTTTTGCTAAAGTTAAATCCTATATTATAAAAATCATAGAATTAAGTCAGCAAAATCAACTTGATAAGATAGACAAAATAGATTTAGGGCATTCATATAAATGGAAAATTGCCTTTCATTATCAGGATATTAAAGATATGAAAATAGTTTGCATATTTAGCGAAAATGTTTTACAAAAAATCGCAAAGGGAGAAAATTTAGGGGAAAAATTAAGCACAGCACAAATTTATGAAAAACTTTTGGGAGACAAAACTTACACCCTTGAAACAGTGATACAAGAAAAATCTATGCCTCTTTGGCAAAAATATCTTAAAGATTCACAAAAAATAGAGGAGAATCAAATGCAAAATAATCCAAATACTCAAGCTCAAAATACAATTCCTCTCAATCAAATCCTCTATGGACCTCCGGGCACAGGTAAGACTTATGAAACCATCAATAAGGCTTTGGAGATTTTAGCTAATGAAAAATACAAAGATTCTTTAGAACTAGAAAAAAGAGATAAAATTTTACAAATCTTAAAGGAATTGGGAGCAGCTCCTAGTA carries:
- the guaA gene encoding glutamine-hydrolyzing GMP synthase translates to MNINNVQILVLDFGSQYTQLIARRLREYGVYTEIVPYFEKLDSIKSKNPKGIILSGGPASVYEKDAYKPDSAIFTLGIPILGICYGMQLIAQHFGGRVIKADAQEFGKAVLEIMESSQDSKDSSCFAFQGASQGIQAPMTLSFDIFSHRKFPQMLTALLDLWEDSVQASHIFLTKQHIAEIRLEVKAALQSSQNIITATDKKDFLGFVGVEKNKIEMLFVASSAFRKGIGKALLKEALERYLKDYPCILVDCNEQNTQGLAFYKSLGFEKVGMSEKDSAGRDFPIVHLKVSKAILKKALERETSDSVANAFVCESERVFLRPYTQADFAALHKTVSDKETMYAWGQGFSKKQSQEWLDKQLAHYQQYGFGIWAIIEKQSGAIIGNAGLNHTEISLKGKTQKIVEIGYLLHRNFWGKGYGSEVARMCVKYGFETLGLEEVYCLIKEDNKASIKVAKMLEMELIGKHIKNYKGKELPHCVFRLEKKVWQELGNSATQGFKSCSLFKGVKQDSIVWMSHADKVESIPQGFRELAKSGNTHYCAIADSKRKIYALQFHPEVVHSECGGQMLQNFAVGICGANTCWNMRHFAQNEIEKLRRIVYGGKAHCENPMSFMQIQEAFKHIGKAQTIQRLVEIWEEGARATHKDLSENEIAGMREEIREAILKSKNLLIAQKNEEWLGFIEIEKNEIAMLFVAPKAFRKGVGKALLKEAFMRYLGAFEVIKVNSLEWALGFYQALGFAKTGKKPIPAGSAGAFSPELIPLSIARESLQKSLGLEGASERVRCAWATDKDEAARKLYEDYHDNEWGVPLHEDKKLFEFLLLEGFQAGLSWITILKKREHFRAVFDDFDYHKIITYDESKIESLMHNEGIIRNRAKIESAISNAKAFLAVQREFGSFDKYIWGFVNHKPIINTFESIADLPATTPLSDTISKDLKKRGFKFVGSTIVYAFMQAVGIVNDHLTSCFKRNSSLGMQCDKVLDFSQGMDTKSANLTKNPKNLHSYTACSGKATNPHLQNTRIVDSQHTESSDTKGQSHLESGADSGSAVSLRDFKSCEGATRGSYLEGNDRSGVANSLKITKETTSKVLCAVSGGVDSSVVAALLYRAIGENLIPVFVDTGLLRKGEREAVEKMFRENLKVPLITADASELFLSRLKGVIDPEIKRKIIGETFIEVFEKEAKKHNTKGEIKFLAQGTLYPDVIESVSVKGPSKTIKSHHNVGGLPEWMKFELIEPLRELFKDEVRALGRELGMPESMLMRHPFPGPGLAIRIMGEVNKADLDLLREADSIFIDELHKQGYYDKVWQAFCVLLNVRSVGVMGDNRTYDNTICVRAVEAIDGMTATFAHLPHDFLEGVSNRIINEVEGINRVVYDITSKPPGTIEWE